The genomic DNA GGCCATTATCGCTGCCCGTGTTGTGTGGCGAGCTGTCATTGCAGTGACTTGTATAGCCGAGAGCCTGCAGGCTGCTGATgtttgagtgtgaatgtgtgtgtgtgtgtgtgtgttgctttccCTCGTTTCCCCCCTCAGTCTTCAGACATGAGAAGAGGAAGCTTCACTGAATCATTGCTGTTGTCTGCTAGGTCACATACGAATGTGATCATGTGTTGGGTCTGATGGGTCTTGAAACCAAGTCTATGATCGATAAGGGGGTCTATTGTATGGCCTTAAATCCCTGCACCAAAAAACATAATACTGGTAAGGGATAAAAACCTGATTTGTCTCCAAAAGTTTAGGTGGTTCAAATTTTAAACATTATATGGAAAAAACTGGGACATAGCCTGCTGTCTGCAAGAAAAACTGAGTTAGAGATCCAGAGGTTTAGCTGAGGATATGCACACAAAAGAGGAGCTATGGTGCATTAGTGGCACTGATCTAGTAATAATCTTCCATTAATTTAATGTTGCCTATGTCTAAAAGCAACATGATGATATAGATTTACCGATTTAATCTCTTTCAGCTTCCCTGTGTGGAAGAAGCAGAGCCTGTAACCACTACAACACTGCCCCCCAAAGGTGGTTTATCATAGTACAGCAACAAAATACAGAAACTACAGCTTGTCTCAATTCAAAAgcatctttttttatatatctgaAAACACTACAAAAATTCCATCTTAAGTTAAACCATACAGAGTGACAAATACAAACCATATGTACAGTGCATTTCTTCCGTCAAGTAAACCTACATCATCGACTGTGTATGAACTCCTTTTTAGTTATGAagccacaacaaacaaacacttcagttCAATCTTTCAAGTGGGTTCCAGGTACATTTCGATACTCGAGACCACGTCGGCAAGAGCGAGTCAAGTTCAGCCCAAACagcccaaaaaaacaaaaaaggcaacattCTCCCACTCAGTCCCCTGCAGGGTGAGTCATCGACCAAACCAGTGAGGTGCTTCTCCTCAGTGTGGCGTCAGGGGGGTGGAGGGGCTCCAGCAGGGAGGGGTCCCCACCAAAATGAGGCATAGTCTTATTGTGCAGTAATAACATGTCTGATCTTACCGTATATAGTTAAGGTTGATTCTAAAAGATAATTTATTCGTCTGGTCAATTTTTCTGTAAGATTCACATTTAGCGCTCTTATCATTGTAGATCTGTAATGATGAACACGTCATTTGACTGTTTTGACTTTGTAATGAAGCATTTAGATTTTTCTCTCCTCACCTATTTAACATGTGCGATAACCTGAGCTGCTGCACACGACTGCCCATGCAGGGATAAGTAAAGTAGCGACTGAAGTGAATTATTACTTTCACTATGTATTGAGTGAGATATGAGTTATACGTTATCCCAACATAAAGCATATACAAAAGACCAGTgtagtagttgttgtttttatcctaCTGTTGTTTAAATTGAGGACAGTAGAAGTAAGATAGAAAAGGTTTCACTGTGACCATGGGGCCTGGGCTTAAGatttaaaacacttttcacTGGCCACACTTGTTTGACTTTATCCAGGCCTGAGATCAGATCATGATGTTATTGATCAGAGTTTTTATTGCAGAATAGATGATTTCTGGTTGGGTTGTTTTGGGGAGAGACTTTTCACAGTCTCCTGATGTTCTCTCCAGCTCATGTTTCTCCTCTTGTTTGGATGGACCTCGCACCGTCTCTCAGGGAGCTCAGCCTGAGTCGTCCCCTCTTGTGTCCGAGCCTCCCTTGGTTTTCTCTTCTCGTTCCTCCGCTGTGCCGCTGTCCGACTCCTCCTCTATGGCGAAGCGCGTGTCCGCGGAGGAGCACAGGGAGCTGACGCTACTCTGCTCCGTGAACAGGGCGCACGCCAGCGGAGAGGGCAGCGCGTCCTCGCAGTGCAGGTGTCCGAAGTGGTTGCCGTGGTTACCGCAGAAGGGCAGGGCCACGTTGACGGAGCGCAGTGCCGACGAGGCGGGCACGGGGAAGCTGAGGCTGTTCTTCTTCGGGAGCGCGCCCCActcccgctgctcctcctcgtGCACGAGGCGCGTGAAGATGTTGATCCTCCTCTTCTCGCGCCGCTTGGAGCGGAAGTACCCGAGCATGATGCCGCAGAGGAAGACCCCGTAAAAACACATGACGATGAGGATGTACAGGTACGCGTTCCCGCCGCTCTTGTCCGCCTGGGTGATGGCGCTGCTCTGCGTCTGCGGGACGATGTGTTTCAGGGACGCGGTGGAGTTTTCCAGATGCTCCATCTTGTTAGGTGCCAACTTCGAGGATGGTTTTAAAGTTGCGCTGAAAAAGATACAGACGCACATCCATTAGTATGAGGAGCTTGGTTCACTTTTACGCACGCTTTACGCACAAGGACATAATTCCCaatggtttatttttttgtgtttttcgttatttacaaagtgctgaaatatcacaaaaacacacgtctACAGTCACTATACACCAGCAGCTGTGAAATCAAGTATGGAAGACTTTTCAACCTTCTATTGTAGATGATGACATTTATCCACCGGTagcaaaattacaaaaattgtattccacacacacgcacacacgcacacacagttaaGGAACTGTTGGTAATTTTAAAATTCAATTTAGGAAGAAGAGAATAAAGTTAGAAAAAAATTACTCATAGATATAATTTCGCATTTTTCACATATAAGttatattatttatgttattttcgTTTCTTATGTcgtaattttgtgtttttgtacttaAAGGGTAATTCTTCCCAGTAGTTTAAAAAAGTTACTAAAAGTTCACCCAAAACACGTGAGTCTATACAAAGTAAATCCAATAGTCTAAAAACAACAGTAATGTTGTGATGTGTCAACTCACCAAAGTGAGGAGCAAGTCTCTGGTTCAGCTTCTTTCTTCTTGCAGCTCTTCTGGAGTTTGGCAGCACTAACAAACGGTTCAAGTTATTTATACAGAGAGTCTTGATGGTCATCACGAGTCACGTGACAGGGACTGATTGTAAGATGAGTCCTGTAGCTGTGGAAGCCCAGAAGGAACTcatgttaaaaaatgaaatcataTAAAGAAACATCACTGACACCTCTGGGGGATCTTAATACAAACAACTAAtaacacaggttttttttagCATAGTAACTTTTTAAATAAGTGTTACATCATCTCTAGAGTCCAACAGAAAAAGTTTTTGTGGGGATGCGATGGAAAAATGCATTTGACAAAGAAAAGCTATTTAGAATCTGATCctaaaaagtgatttaaaatgttttaggATGCTTGTGCACACATAGGACCAGTCTCCCTATTCTCCATCAAGCCGCTGCCTGTCATTTAAtatcttctctcctcatctcatCACACAGGATTTTTCAATTTCCTAAAACCTATGAATCAAATCATgatggacaaacaaaaaaattatgtattttctGACAACCACTGCACACAACACCAGTGTgatgcagagacagaggcaggtATACCTTAATACCAAGAGGAAAACTGCATCTGTACCATTAAATATTCTGACCATTTACTGTAGGTCTGCAGAAGCAGCCAGAACCTTTAGAGAAGGATAGTGCCAACACAACAATGCGCACATAAGTTAATGTATTCATGCATAATGCAAAAgtataaagtaaaagtaattgTTCCCCTGTTACTGAAATTATTTGATACAAAATTAGACTCAATATGTTGAGTATTTTACTGTTGGGGCCGTTTGATTTATGCATTACTTTAAGTACTTTTTGATAGTTCAGGGTAGAGTGGTATTACAGTGACTGATGGGTGTTTTTCTGCAATCTTTTGTTGTGTAATTTGTGTGATAGAGATGGAAGAATAAGTTTTGTGATAACAACTCAGACATGACAAGTGGCTCCAGCCAGCCACTGCCAAACAGGCTGGGCAAGTATAGTGGAGTTTAATGTTACAATATATCCCTCTGAAATGTAGTCAAGCTGAATATATCATGTTTAATGAGTATTTCAAGTACTTAAACCGACATTATCTGATTTTTCACTCACAGTGGAAAAAGTCCAGTCGGCAGGGTGAACAGCAAACAGATGCTAACACATATAGCAGCTATGAAGCAACATTATCCTTCTGTTAATATCAATCCATTGTGTTTATTATGACATTTATTCTCACATGATTTGTAATTCATTTGGATGATTTAGATTTCTAAATTCATATCTAATTAACACATGACAAATAATTTTTGAATTTATTGTTAATTGTTTATATTGTGATAAATCAGATGATGATCAGCTCTAATGGAAGGAGGAAGGGGACtgaggcttttttttctctcagcatAGCTTGAGGAACTGTTTCTTAAACGGGGCATCGGTACAGGTTTTGACCTCATGCTGGAATTAGACATGTCTGTTAATTTTAGCTTTAAACGAAAATTAAGTGACAGAAAGGAAACATAATCTATGACTGCAGCGCTGTGATTCTTAAAGTGTGAGCCAAGAAGCGGAGCCCCGTAACGGTGACACAGAATAAAATCCAAATAACAGGACACCACACCTTCATTTAGAGTCATGTTTCTGGCCAGGTGGTGATAGTCAAATATTCCATCTCTTTTAGCTCCATTTTTGGTCTCAACCAACTCTTGGGCGATAGATCTGTATCAAATGCTCCATTATGTTCATCAGCTAgttacagttttttatttattttccaccaCAGCTAAATTAAGTGTTAAAGCGCAGATTCTGGaaacaaatgattttaaaaacagtGATGCCTCACAGTCTTAGTGAGCGTGTaggcagctagcagctagttagcATAGCAATGCAGTGTGCAACCTATGGATTGTATAAAAATAAGATGTAGCCGTTGTGGCTCAGGTTTAACAGCACCTCGGTGAGCAGCTGACACACCAACAAGGGGTCTTGGTGTTTGTGTTCTAAAAGACATCATCGTGCGAAGAAGAGGTGAAAATTAGAACGCTGACCTGGatgtcatgtttacatcactgGAACCGTGGGACTTTATTAATGTCGTGATGGTCTGGTGTGATTAGGAGGAACTCGCATGCACAAGCATGAGCACGCTCCTGGACCAACAACTCACACAGGAGGCCAGTAAACCACTATATTCTTATAGTG from Limanda limanda chromosome 6, fLimLim1.1, whole genome shotgun sequence includes the following:
- the kcne4 gene encoding potassium voltage-gated channel subfamily E member 4; amino-acid sequence: MEHLENSTASLKHIVPQTQSSAITQADKSGGNAYLYILIVMCFYGVFLCGIMLGYFRSKRREKRRINIFTRLVHEEEQREWGALPKKNSLSFPVPASSALRSVNVALPFCGNHGNHFGHLHCEDALPSPLACALFTEQSSVSSLCSSADTRFAIEEESDSGTAEEREEKTKGGSDTRGDDSG